The following are encoded together in the Xiphophorus hellerii strain 12219 chromosome 3, Xiphophorus_hellerii-4.1, whole genome shotgun sequence genome:
- the arnt gene encoding aryl hydrocarbon receptor nuclear translocator isoform X3, with protein sequence MGASGTQNGGAGGPKGTNKRRAAQDFDDDDGSKMIRFDDETGGSNNEKERFARENHSEIERRRRNKMSAYIGELSDMVPSCSALARKPDKLTILRMAVSHMKSLRGNANTNADGSYKPSFLSDQELKHLILEAADGFLFVVSCETGRVVYVSDSVTPVLNQSQSEWLGSSLYDQLHPDDTEKLREQLSTSENNNTGRMLDLKTGTVKKESQQSSARMTMGARRSFICRMRCGTCPVEPMSMNRLSFLRSRNRNGLGTPKEGEPQYVVVHCTGYVKSWPPAGVSLTDDEADNNQGSRYCLVAIGRLQVTCCPGDTDLNSISVPVEFISRHNCQGMFTFVDHRCLTSIGYQPQELLGKNILDFSHPEDQGLLRDSFDQVVKLKGQVLSVMFRFRAKTRDWMLMRTSSFTFQNPFSEEIEYIICTNVNVKNSTQDPLTLISSPGAPMPLAQSSPNGHPVVLSPGPMATRQLQQQQQQADLEGGATRDGMYEAGPINIQQQMPVQPVVAVGPDHGKTIEKQEIYPPIFPGSDQTKGMPTNSTPSTQIYTNNFSAGRSNDSYRPVAMPPQMTQPAHSAPQMLPHMSRQNGAPQSVTPSSTNSPLHGPSGGWPAPGPAARPQFSNQQVAPQAAKTMSQQFPPIGGFGGGSSNTFGQMPTGAAPTPTNGTNYPQMNPRTSLNTNGYDTSQSGGQFPPRVTEGVWPQWPGQQQHPQNNREQHPHAQGNQQDIFPDVLSMLDQPAAFNSDDFEIAIYPPYNE encoded by the exons ATGGGAGCAAGTGGGACCCAGAACGGCGGTGCTGGTGGACCGAAGGGGACCAACAAAAGACGGGCAGC GCAGGACTTTGATGACGATGACGGAAGCAAGATGATAAG ATTTGATGATGAAACAGGAGGCTCCAACAATGAAAAAGAGCGCTTTGCCAG GGAGAATCACAGTGAGATTGAGAGGCGGAGGCGGAACAAGATGTCTGCCTACATCGGAGAACTGTCGGACATGGTTCCCTCGTGCAGCGCGTTGGCACGGAAACCAGACAAGCTGACCATCCTGCGAATGGCAGTCTCTCACATGAAGTCTCTCAGAGGAAACGCCAATACTAATGCCGACGGGTCATACAAACCTTCTTTTCTCAGCGATCAG gAACTTAAGCACCTCATTTTGGAAGCAGCGGACGGCTTCCTGTTCGTGGTATCATGCGAGACGGGCCGTGTTGTTTACGTCTCGGACTCGGTCACACCTGTACTTAACCAGTCGCAGTCTGAATGGCTGGGATCTTCTCTTTATGATCAGCTCCACCCAGACGACACAGAAAAGCTCAGGGAGCAGCTCTCCACTTCGGAGAACAACAACACGG GGAGGATGTTGGACCTGAAGACAGGAACTGTGAAAAAGGAGAGTCAGCAGTCATCAGCTAGAATGACAATGGGGGCGCGCCGATCATTCATCTGCAGAATGAG GTGTGGAACATGCCCAGTGGAACCAATGTCTATGAACAGGCTCAGCTTTCTCAGGAGTAGGAACAG GAATGGTTTAGGAACACCCAAGGAAGGGGAACCCCAGTACGTTGTGGTCCACTGTACAGGATACGTTAAATCCTGGCCCCCCGCGG GTGTATCATTAACAGATGATGAAGCAGACAACAATCAGGGGAGTCGCTACTGTCTAGTTGCCATTGGGAGATTACAG GTCACCTGTTGCCCTGGTGACACAGACCTAAACAGCATCAGCGTTCCTGTAGAGTTCATCTCCCGCCACAACTGCCAGGGCATGTTCACCTTCGTAGATCATCGCTGCTTGACCTCGATCGGCTACCAGCCCCAG GAATTACTGGGGAAGAATATTCTAGATTTTTCACACCCTGAAGACCAGGGTTTGCTGAGAGACAGTTTTGACCAG GTGGTTAAGCTGAAAGGCCAGGTTCTGTCGGTCATGTTTCGGTTCCGGGCCAAAACGAGAGACTGGATGCTGATGAGAACGAGCTCCTTCACCTTCCAGAACCCCTTTTCAGAGGAGATCGAGTACATCATCTGTACCAATGTCAATGTCAA AAACTCAACCCAGGACCCTCTCACTCTCATCTCCTCCCCCGGGGCTCCAATGCCCCTGGCTCAGAGCAGCCCAAACGGCCATCCTGTTGTGCTCAGCCCAGGCCCGATGGCCACCAG acagctacaacagcagcagcagcaggccgaTCTGGAGGGAGGGGCAACAAGAGATGGGATGTATGAGGCGGGACCAATCAATATCCAGCAACAG atGCCAGTGCAGCCAGTGGTAGCGGTGGGGCCGGACCACGGCAAAACCATAGAGAAGCAGGAGATCTATCCGCCCATCTTCCCAGGGTCAGATCAGACCAAGGGCATGCCGACTAACTCGACGCCTTCCACTCAGATTTACACCAACAACTTTTCTGCTGGTCGCTCCAATGACTCATACAG ACCAGTCGCTATGCCGCCACAGATGACACAGCCGGCGCACTCGGCACCGCAGATGCTGCCTCACATGTCTCGCCAAAATGGTGCCCCGCAGTCTGTTACCCCATCAAGCACTAACAGCCCCCTCCATGGACCGTCAGGAGGATGGCCTGCACCCGGACCTGCAGCCAGGCCGCAGTTCAGTAACCAG CAGGTTGCTCCGCAGGCAGCAAAGACGATGTCTCAGCAGTTTCCTCCAATCGGAGGATTCGGAGGCGGCTCTTCTAACACCTTCGGCCAGATGCCCACCGGTGCCGCTCCCACCCCCACCAACGGCACAAACTACCCTCAGATGAATCCCCGCACCAGCCTCAACACCAACGGCTACG ACACTTCCCAGTCTGGAGGCCAGTTTCCACCTCGAGTGACGGAGGGGGTGTGGCCTCAGTGGCCgggccagcagcagcatcctcAGAACAACAGAGAGCAGCATCCTCACGCTCAGGGAAACCAGCAGGACATATTTCCT gATGTGTTGTCTATGCTAGACCAGCCTGCCGCCTTTAACAGTGACGACTTTGAGATCGCCATCTACCCGCCGTACAACGAGTGA
- the arnt gene encoding aryl hydrocarbon receptor nuclear translocator isoform X2, giving the protein MLFNADMSSSNPDLADHSLGMGASGTQNGGAGGPKGTNKRRAAQDFDDDDGSKMIRFDDETGGSNNEKERFARENHSEIERRRRNKMSAYIGELSDMVPSCSALARKPDKLTILRMAVSHMKSLRGNANTNADGSYKPSFLSDQELKHLILEAADGFLFVVSCETGRVVYVSDSVTPVLNQSQSEWLGSSLYDQLHPDDTEKLREQLSTSENNNTGRMLDLKTGTVKKESQQSSARMTMGARRSFICRMRCGTCPVEPMSMNRLSFLRSRNRNGLGTPKEGEPQYVVVHCTGYVKSWPPAGVSLTDDEADNNQGSRYCLVAIGRLQVTCCPGDTDLNSISVPVEFISRHNCQGMFTFVDHRCLTSIGYQPQELLGKNILDFSHPEDQGLLRDSFDQVVKLKGQVLSVMFRFRAKTRDWMLMRTSSFTFQNPFSEEIEYIICTNVNVKNSTQDPLTLISSPGAPMPLAQSSPNGHPVVLSPGPMATRQLQQQQQQADLEGGATRDGMYEAGPINIQQQMPVQPVVAVGPDHGKTIEKQEIYPPIFPGSDQTKGMPTNSTPSTQIYTNNFSAGRSNDSYRPVAMPPQMTQPAHSAPQMLPHMSRQNGAPQSVTPSSTNSPLHGPSGGWPAPGPAARPQFSNQVAPQAAKTMSQQFPPIGGFGGGSSNTFGQMPTGAAPTPTNGTNYPQMNPRTSLNTNGYDTSQSGGQFPPRVTEGVWPQWPGQQQHPQNNREQHPHAQGNQQDIFPDVLSMLDQPAAFNSDDFEIAIYPPYNE; this is encoded by the exons atgttgttcAACGCGGATATGTCCTCTTCAAATCCAG ACCTAGCAGACCATAGTCTGGGTATGGGAGCAAGTGGGACCCAGAACGGCGGTGCTGGTGGACCGAAGGGGACCAACAAAAGACGGGCAGC GCAGGACTTTGATGACGATGACGGAAGCAAGATGATAAG ATTTGATGATGAAACAGGAGGCTCCAACAATGAAAAAGAGCGCTTTGCCAG GGAGAATCACAGTGAGATTGAGAGGCGGAGGCGGAACAAGATGTCTGCCTACATCGGAGAACTGTCGGACATGGTTCCCTCGTGCAGCGCGTTGGCACGGAAACCAGACAAGCTGACCATCCTGCGAATGGCAGTCTCTCACATGAAGTCTCTCAGAGGAAACGCCAATACTAATGCCGACGGGTCATACAAACCTTCTTTTCTCAGCGATCAG gAACTTAAGCACCTCATTTTGGAAGCAGCGGACGGCTTCCTGTTCGTGGTATCATGCGAGACGGGCCGTGTTGTTTACGTCTCGGACTCGGTCACACCTGTACTTAACCAGTCGCAGTCTGAATGGCTGGGATCTTCTCTTTATGATCAGCTCCACCCAGACGACACAGAAAAGCTCAGGGAGCAGCTCTCCACTTCGGAGAACAACAACACGG GGAGGATGTTGGACCTGAAGACAGGAACTGTGAAAAAGGAGAGTCAGCAGTCATCAGCTAGAATGACAATGGGGGCGCGCCGATCATTCATCTGCAGAATGAG GTGTGGAACATGCCCAGTGGAACCAATGTCTATGAACAGGCTCAGCTTTCTCAGGAGTAGGAACAG GAATGGTTTAGGAACACCCAAGGAAGGGGAACCCCAGTACGTTGTGGTCCACTGTACAGGATACGTTAAATCCTGGCCCCCCGCGG GTGTATCATTAACAGATGATGAAGCAGACAACAATCAGGGGAGTCGCTACTGTCTAGTTGCCATTGGGAGATTACAG GTCACCTGTTGCCCTGGTGACACAGACCTAAACAGCATCAGCGTTCCTGTAGAGTTCATCTCCCGCCACAACTGCCAGGGCATGTTCACCTTCGTAGATCATCGCTGCTTGACCTCGATCGGCTACCAGCCCCAG GAATTACTGGGGAAGAATATTCTAGATTTTTCACACCCTGAAGACCAGGGTTTGCTGAGAGACAGTTTTGACCAG GTGGTTAAGCTGAAAGGCCAGGTTCTGTCGGTCATGTTTCGGTTCCGGGCCAAAACGAGAGACTGGATGCTGATGAGAACGAGCTCCTTCACCTTCCAGAACCCCTTTTCAGAGGAGATCGAGTACATCATCTGTACCAATGTCAATGTCAA AAACTCAACCCAGGACCCTCTCACTCTCATCTCCTCCCCCGGGGCTCCAATGCCCCTGGCTCAGAGCAGCCCAAACGGCCATCCTGTTGTGCTCAGCCCAGGCCCGATGGCCACCAG acagctacaacagcagcagcagcaggccgaTCTGGAGGGAGGGGCAACAAGAGATGGGATGTATGAGGCGGGACCAATCAATATCCAGCAACAG atGCCAGTGCAGCCAGTGGTAGCGGTGGGGCCGGACCACGGCAAAACCATAGAGAAGCAGGAGATCTATCCGCCCATCTTCCCAGGGTCAGATCAGACCAAGGGCATGCCGACTAACTCGACGCCTTCCACTCAGATTTACACCAACAACTTTTCTGCTGGTCGCTCCAATGACTCATACAG ACCAGTCGCTATGCCGCCACAGATGACACAGCCGGCGCACTCGGCACCGCAGATGCTGCCTCACATGTCTCGCCAAAATGGTGCCCCGCAGTCTGTTACCCCATCAAGCACTAACAGCCCCCTCCATGGACCGTCAGGAGGATGGCCTGCACCCGGACCTGCAGCCAGGCCGCAGTTCAGTAACCAG GTTGCTCCGCAGGCAGCAAAGACGATGTCTCAGCAGTTTCCTCCAATCGGAGGATTCGGAGGCGGCTCTTCTAACACCTTCGGCCAGATGCCCACCGGTGCCGCTCCCACCCCCACCAACGGCACAAACTACCCTCAGATGAATCCCCGCACCAGCCTCAACACCAACGGCTACG ACACTTCCCAGTCTGGAGGCCAGTTTCCACCTCGAGTGACGGAGGGGGTGTGGCCTCAGTGGCCgggccagcagcagcatcctcAGAACAACAGAGAGCAGCATCCTCACGCTCAGGGAAACCAGCAGGACATATTTCCT gATGTGTTGTCTATGCTAGACCAGCCTGCCGCCTTTAACAGTGACGACTTTGAGATCGCCATCTACCCGCCGTACAACGAGTGA
- the arnt gene encoding aryl hydrocarbon receptor nuclear translocator isoform X4 gives MLFNADMSSSNPDLADHSLGMGASGTQNGGAGGPKGTNKRRAAQDFDDDDGSKMIRFDDETGGSNNEKERFARENHSEIERRRRNKMSAYIGELSDMVPSCSALARKPDKLTILRMAVSHMKSLRGNANTNADGSYKPSFLSDQELKHLILEAADGFLFVVSCETGRVVYVSDSVTPVLNQSQSEWLGSSLYDQLHPDDTEKLREQLSTSENNNTGRMLDLKTGTVKKESQQSSARMTMGARRSFICRMRCGTCPVEPMSMNRLSFLRSRNRNGLGTPKEGEPQYVVVHCTGYVKSWPPAGVSLTDDEADNNQGSRYCLVAIGRLQVTCCPGDTDLNSISVPVEFISRHNCQGMFTFVDHRCLTSIGYQPQELLGKNILDFSHPEDQGLLRDSFDQVVKLKGQVLSVMFRFRAKTRDWMLMRTSSFTFQNPFSEEIEYIICTNVNVKQLQQQQQQADLEGGATRDGMYEAGPINIQQQMPVQPVVAVGPDHGKTIEKQEIYPPIFPGSDQTKGMPTNSTPSTQIYTNNFSAGRSNDSYRPVAMPPQMTQPAHSAPQMLPHMSRQNGAPQSVTPSSTNSPLHGPSGGWPAPGPAARPQFSNQQVAPQAAKTMSQQFPPIGGFGGGSSNTFGQMPTGAAPTPTNGTNYPQMNPRTSLNTNGYDTSQSGGQFPPRVTEGVWPQWPGQQQHPQNNREQHPHAQGNQQDIFPDVLSMLDQPAAFNSDDFEIAIYPPYNE, from the exons atgttgttcAACGCGGATATGTCCTCTTCAAATCCAG ACCTAGCAGACCATAGTCTGGGTATGGGAGCAAGTGGGACCCAGAACGGCGGTGCTGGTGGACCGAAGGGGACCAACAAAAGACGGGCAGC GCAGGACTTTGATGACGATGACGGAAGCAAGATGATAAG ATTTGATGATGAAACAGGAGGCTCCAACAATGAAAAAGAGCGCTTTGCCAG GGAGAATCACAGTGAGATTGAGAGGCGGAGGCGGAACAAGATGTCTGCCTACATCGGAGAACTGTCGGACATGGTTCCCTCGTGCAGCGCGTTGGCACGGAAACCAGACAAGCTGACCATCCTGCGAATGGCAGTCTCTCACATGAAGTCTCTCAGAGGAAACGCCAATACTAATGCCGACGGGTCATACAAACCTTCTTTTCTCAGCGATCAG gAACTTAAGCACCTCATTTTGGAAGCAGCGGACGGCTTCCTGTTCGTGGTATCATGCGAGACGGGCCGTGTTGTTTACGTCTCGGACTCGGTCACACCTGTACTTAACCAGTCGCAGTCTGAATGGCTGGGATCTTCTCTTTATGATCAGCTCCACCCAGACGACACAGAAAAGCTCAGGGAGCAGCTCTCCACTTCGGAGAACAACAACACGG GGAGGATGTTGGACCTGAAGACAGGAACTGTGAAAAAGGAGAGTCAGCAGTCATCAGCTAGAATGACAATGGGGGCGCGCCGATCATTCATCTGCAGAATGAG GTGTGGAACATGCCCAGTGGAACCAATGTCTATGAACAGGCTCAGCTTTCTCAGGAGTAGGAACAG GAATGGTTTAGGAACACCCAAGGAAGGGGAACCCCAGTACGTTGTGGTCCACTGTACAGGATACGTTAAATCCTGGCCCCCCGCGG GTGTATCATTAACAGATGATGAAGCAGACAACAATCAGGGGAGTCGCTACTGTCTAGTTGCCATTGGGAGATTACAG GTCACCTGTTGCCCTGGTGACACAGACCTAAACAGCATCAGCGTTCCTGTAGAGTTCATCTCCCGCCACAACTGCCAGGGCATGTTCACCTTCGTAGATCATCGCTGCTTGACCTCGATCGGCTACCAGCCCCAG GAATTACTGGGGAAGAATATTCTAGATTTTTCACACCCTGAAGACCAGGGTTTGCTGAGAGACAGTTTTGACCAG GTGGTTAAGCTGAAAGGCCAGGTTCTGTCGGTCATGTTTCGGTTCCGGGCCAAAACGAGAGACTGGATGCTGATGAGAACGAGCTCCTTCACCTTCCAGAACCCCTTTTCAGAGGAGATCGAGTACATCATCTGTACCAATGTCAATGTCAA acagctacaacagcagcagcagcaggccgaTCTGGAGGGAGGGGCAACAAGAGATGGGATGTATGAGGCGGGACCAATCAATATCCAGCAACAG atGCCAGTGCAGCCAGTGGTAGCGGTGGGGCCGGACCACGGCAAAACCATAGAGAAGCAGGAGATCTATCCGCCCATCTTCCCAGGGTCAGATCAGACCAAGGGCATGCCGACTAACTCGACGCCTTCCACTCAGATTTACACCAACAACTTTTCTGCTGGTCGCTCCAATGACTCATACAG ACCAGTCGCTATGCCGCCACAGATGACACAGCCGGCGCACTCGGCACCGCAGATGCTGCCTCACATGTCTCGCCAAAATGGTGCCCCGCAGTCTGTTACCCCATCAAGCACTAACAGCCCCCTCCATGGACCGTCAGGAGGATGGCCTGCACCCGGACCTGCAGCCAGGCCGCAGTTCAGTAACCAG CAGGTTGCTCCGCAGGCAGCAAAGACGATGTCTCAGCAGTTTCCTCCAATCGGAGGATTCGGAGGCGGCTCTTCTAACACCTTCGGCCAGATGCCCACCGGTGCCGCTCCCACCCCCACCAACGGCACAAACTACCCTCAGATGAATCCCCGCACCAGCCTCAACACCAACGGCTACG ACACTTCCCAGTCTGGAGGCCAGTTTCCACCTCGAGTGACGGAGGGGGTGTGGCCTCAGTGGCCgggccagcagcagcatcctcAGAACAACAGAGAGCAGCATCCTCACGCTCAGGGAAACCAGCAGGACATATTTCCT gATGTGTTGTCTATGCTAGACCAGCCTGCCGCCTTTAACAGTGACGACTTTGAGATCGCCATCTACCCGCCGTACAACGAGTGA
- the arnt gene encoding aryl hydrocarbon receptor nuclear translocator isoform X1, with translation MLFNADMSSSNPDLADHSLGMGASGTQNGGAGGPKGTNKRRAAQDFDDDDGSKMIRFDDETGGSNNEKERFARENHSEIERRRRNKMSAYIGELSDMVPSCSALARKPDKLTILRMAVSHMKSLRGNANTNADGSYKPSFLSDQELKHLILEAADGFLFVVSCETGRVVYVSDSVTPVLNQSQSEWLGSSLYDQLHPDDTEKLREQLSTSENNNTGRMLDLKTGTVKKESQQSSARMTMGARRSFICRMRCGTCPVEPMSMNRLSFLRSRNRNGLGTPKEGEPQYVVVHCTGYVKSWPPAGVSLTDDEADNNQGSRYCLVAIGRLQVTCCPGDTDLNSISVPVEFISRHNCQGMFTFVDHRCLTSIGYQPQELLGKNILDFSHPEDQGLLRDSFDQVVKLKGQVLSVMFRFRAKTRDWMLMRTSSFTFQNPFSEEIEYIICTNVNVKNSTQDPLTLISSPGAPMPLAQSSPNGHPVVLSPGPMATRQLQQQQQQADLEGGATRDGMYEAGPINIQQQMPVQPVVAVGPDHGKTIEKQEIYPPIFPGSDQTKGMPTNSTPSTQIYTNNFSAGRSNDSYRPVAMPPQMTQPAHSAPQMLPHMSRQNGAPQSVTPSSTNSPLHGPSGGWPAPGPAARPQFSNQQVAPQAAKTMSQQFPPIGGFGGGSSNTFGQMPTGAAPTPTNGTNYPQMNPRTSLNTNGYDTSQSGGQFPPRVTEGVWPQWPGQQQHPQNNREQHPHAQGNQQDIFPDVLSMLDQPAAFNSDDFEIAIYPPYNE, from the exons atgttgttcAACGCGGATATGTCCTCTTCAAATCCAG ACCTAGCAGACCATAGTCTGGGTATGGGAGCAAGTGGGACCCAGAACGGCGGTGCTGGTGGACCGAAGGGGACCAACAAAAGACGGGCAGC GCAGGACTTTGATGACGATGACGGAAGCAAGATGATAAG ATTTGATGATGAAACAGGAGGCTCCAACAATGAAAAAGAGCGCTTTGCCAG GGAGAATCACAGTGAGATTGAGAGGCGGAGGCGGAACAAGATGTCTGCCTACATCGGAGAACTGTCGGACATGGTTCCCTCGTGCAGCGCGTTGGCACGGAAACCAGACAAGCTGACCATCCTGCGAATGGCAGTCTCTCACATGAAGTCTCTCAGAGGAAACGCCAATACTAATGCCGACGGGTCATACAAACCTTCTTTTCTCAGCGATCAG gAACTTAAGCACCTCATTTTGGAAGCAGCGGACGGCTTCCTGTTCGTGGTATCATGCGAGACGGGCCGTGTTGTTTACGTCTCGGACTCGGTCACACCTGTACTTAACCAGTCGCAGTCTGAATGGCTGGGATCTTCTCTTTATGATCAGCTCCACCCAGACGACACAGAAAAGCTCAGGGAGCAGCTCTCCACTTCGGAGAACAACAACACGG GGAGGATGTTGGACCTGAAGACAGGAACTGTGAAAAAGGAGAGTCAGCAGTCATCAGCTAGAATGACAATGGGGGCGCGCCGATCATTCATCTGCAGAATGAG GTGTGGAACATGCCCAGTGGAACCAATGTCTATGAACAGGCTCAGCTTTCTCAGGAGTAGGAACAG GAATGGTTTAGGAACACCCAAGGAAGGGGAACCCCAGTACGTTGTGGTCCACTGTACAGGATACGTTAAATCCTGGCCCCCCGCGG GTGTATCATTAACAGATGATGAAGCAGACAACAATCAGGGGAGTCGCTACTGTCTAGTTGCCATTGGGAGATTACAG GTCACCTGTTGCCCTGGTGACACAGACCTAAACAGCATCAGCGTTCCTGTAGAGTTCATCTCCCGCCACAACTGCCAGGGCATGTTCACCTTCGTAGATCATCGCTGCTTGACCTCGATCGGCTACCAGCCCCAG GAATTACTGGGGAAGAATATTCTAGATTTTTCACACCCTGAAGACCAGGGTTTGCTGAGAGACAGTTTTGACCAG GTGGTTAAGCTGAAAGGCCAGGTTCTGTCGGTCATGTTTCGGTTCCGGGCCAAAACGAGAGACTGGATGCTGATGAGAACGAGCTCCTTCACCTTCCAGAACCCCTTTTCAGAGGAGATCGAGTACATCATCTGTACCAATGTCAATGTCAA AAACTCAACCCAGGACCCTCTCACTCTCATCTCCTCCCCCGGGGCTCCAATGCCCCTGGCTCAGAGCAGCCCAAACGGCCATCCTGTTGTGCTCAGCCCAGGCCCGATGGCCACCAG acagctacaacagcagcagcagcaggccgaTCTGGAGGGAGGGGCAACAAGAGATGGGATGTATGAGGCGGGACCAATCAATATCCAGCAACAG atGCCAGTGCAGCCAGTGGTAGCGGTGGGGCCGGACCACGGCAAAACCATAGAGAAGCAGGAGATCTATCCGCCCATCTTCCCAGGGTCAGATCAGACCAAGGGCATGCCGACTAACTCGACGCCTTCCACTCAGATTTACACCAACAACTTTTCTGCTGGTCGCTCCAATGACTCATACAG ACCAGTCGCTATGCCGCCACAGATGACACAGCCGGCGCACTCGGCACCGCAGATGCTGCCTCACATGTCTCGCCAAAATGGTGCCCCGCAGTCTGTTACCCCATCAAGCACTAACAGCCCCCTCCATGGACCGTCAGGAGGATGGCCTGCACCCGGACCTGCAGCCAGGCCGCAGTTCAGTAACCAG CAGGTTGCTCCGCAGGCAGCAAAGACGATGTCTCAGCAGTTTCCTCCAATCGGAGGATTCGGAGGCGGCTCTTCTAACACCTTCGGCCAGATGCCCACCGGTGCCGCTCCCACCCCCACCAACGGCACAAACTACCCTCAGATGAATCCCCGCACCAGCCTCAACACCAACGGCTACG ACACTTCCCAGTCTGGAGGCCAGTTTCCACCTCGAGTGACGGAGGGGGTGTGGCCTCAGTGGCCgggccagcagcagcatcctcAGAACAACAGAGAGCAGCATCCTCACGCTCAGGGAAACCAGCAGGACATATTTCCT gATGTGTTGTCTATGCTAGACCAGCCTGCCGCCTTTAACAGTGACGACTTTGAGATCGCCATCTACCCGCCGTACAACGAGTGA